One stretch of Mycolicibacterium fallax DNA includes these proteins:
- a CDS encoding YbdD/YjiX family protein, with the protein MGDDHYRRYVAHRQRSHPGEPVCTEAEYWRMRHAAADAQPGARCC; encoded by the coding sequence ATGGGCGACGACCACTACCGGCGGTACGTCGCGCACCGCCAGCGCAGCCACCCGGGCGAGCCGGTGTGCACCGAGGCCGAATACTGGCGAATGCGCCACGCGGCCGCCGATGCGCAGCCCGGGGCCCGCTGCTGTTAG
- a CDS encoding LLM class F420-dependent oxidoreductase: MDFGLVLFTSDRGIAPARAAKIAEDNGFATFYVPEHTHIPVKREAAHPTTGDSSLPDDRYMRTLDPWVSLAMAAAVTERIRLSTAVALPVEHDPITLAKTIASLDHLSGGRVSLGVGFGWNTDELADHHVPANRRRTVLREYLEAMRALWTQEEAGYDGEFVSFGPSWAWPKPTQPKIPVLVGAGATEKTCAWIARHADGWITTPRDLDIDTPVKRLQDTWAAHDREGSPTIVALDYRPDPDKLAHWKEIGVTEVLYGFPDKPEAEIPGYIEHLAGKLAALSLT, translated from the coding sequence ATGGATTTTGGGCTTGTGCTGTTCACCAGCGATCGCGGGATCGCCCCGGCGCGCGCGGCGAAGATCGCCGAGGACAACGGGTTCGCCACCTTCTACGTCCCCGAGCACACCCACATCCCGGTCAAGCGGGAGGCCGCGCACCCCACCACCGGCGACTCCTCGCTGCCCGATGACCGCTACATGCGCACCCTGGATCCGTGGGTGTCGCTGGCGATGGCCGCCGCGGTCACCGAACGCATCCGGCTGTCCACCGCCGTCGCGCTGCCCGTCGAGCACGACCCGATCACCCTGGCCAAGACCATCGCCAGCCTGGACCACCTGTCCGGCGGCCGGGTGAGCCTGGGCGTCGGGTTCGGCTGGAACACCGACGAATTGGCCGACCACCACGTCCCGGCCAACCGTCGGCGCACCGTGCTGCGCGAGTACCTGGAAGCCATGCGTGCGCTGTGGACCCAGGAGGAGGCCGGCTACGACGGCGAGTTCGTCAGCTTCGGCCCGTCCTGGGCCTGGCCCAAGCCCACCCAGCCGAAGATTCCGGTGCTCGTCGGCGCCGGTGCCACCGAGAAGACCTGCGCCTGGATCGCCCGGCACGCCGACGGCTGGATCACCACGCCCCGCGACCTCGACATCGACACCCCGGTCAAGCGACTGCAGGACACCTGGGCCGCGCATGACCGGGAGGGCTCGCCGACGATCGTCGCGCTGGACTACCGCCCCGATCCCGACAAGCTCGCGCACTGGAAGGAGATCGGGGTCACCGAGGTGCTCTACGGCTTCCCGGACAAGCCCGAGGCCGAGATCCCCGGCTACATCGAGCATCTGGCCGGGAAGCTCGCCGCGCTGTCGCTGACATGA
- a CDS encoding alpha/beta fold hydrolase, with protein MTAPEVLDLTLPHLRMTALAWGPPDGRLALCLHGFPDSAWGWRRLAPLLADRGFRVVAPFTRGYAPTELPADGDYGLGALMYDALAVHRHLGAPTDAVLLGHDWGSFTANGLAATADFPFAATISMAVPPISALRAFRHGIWRDVRMGPRQLRMSWYILFFQLPGVPERSLDRVIPRLWRDWSPSGSHPDDDDLDIANALAALPSAAHRRAAVGYYRALVQGHRPDPRYAALHARRFDAPRGPILYLHGARDGAMQVGYAEHLLADLPDGSAVRVLPDAGHFLTLDAPDAVCAAVLEHLQTTTT; from the coding sequence ATGACCGCCCCGGAGGTCCTCGACCTGACGCTGCCGCACCTGCGGATGACGGCGCTGGCGTGGGGTCCGCCCGACGGCCGACTCGCGCTGTGCCTGCACGGGTTTCCCGACAGCGCCTGGGGCTGGCGGCGACTCGCGCCGCTGCTGGCCGACCGGGGCTTCCGCGTCGTCGCGCCGTTCACCCGCGGTTATGCGCCCACCGAACTGCCCGCCGACGGCGACTACGGGCTCGGCGCGCTGATGTACGACGCGCTGGCGGTGCACCGGCACCTCGGCGCGCCGACCGATGCCGTCCTGCTCGGCCACGATTGGGGTTCGTTCACCGCCAACGGCCTGGCCGCCACCGCGGATTTCCCGTTCGCGGCGACCATTTCGATGGCGGTGCCGCCGATCTCGGCGCTGCGCGCGTTCCGGCACGGCATCTGGCGCGATGTCCGGATGGGGCCGCGGCAGCTCCGGATGAGCTGGTACATCCTGTTCTTTCAGCTGCCCGGGGTCCCCGAACGCAGCCTGGACCGGGTCATCCCGCGGTTGTGGCGGGATTGGTCGCCGTCGGGCAGTCACCCCGACGACGACGATCTCGACATCGCCAACGCCCTGGCCGCGCTGCCCTCGGCGGCGCACCGGCGCGCGGCGGTCGGCTACTACCGCGCGCTGGTGCAGGGTCATCGCCCCGACCCCCGGTACGCGGCGCTGCACGCCCGCCGGTTCGACGCCCCGCGGGGGCCGATCCTGTACCTGCACGGCGCCCGGGACGGGGCGATGCAGGTCGGCTACGCCGAGCACCTGCTGGCGGACCTGCCCGACGGCAGCGCCGTGCGCGTGCTCCCCGACGCCGGGCACTTCCTGACTCTGGACGCCCCGGACGCGGTGTGCGCGGCGGTGCTGGAGCACCTGCAAACGACCACGACATAG
- a CDS encoding NAD(P)H-dependent amine dehydrogenase family protein — MTAPIRVFQVATGNVGSEMIKRIAAEPGLELVGVHCYSPEKIGRDAGELVGQAPNGVTTTGTVEEILAARPDVLTFHGVFPDEDLYVRVLEAGINIVTTADWITGWHRDHNHPHPSGQPVSVLLQQACAKGGATFYGTGMNPGLNQILGIVCSADVAEIENVTTIESVDVSCHHSRDTWIEVGYGQPVDDPEIPGKLEKYTRVFADSVLMMADAFELELDEVRFQYELGACTRDVDLGWYTLPKGSLGGNYLKYQGMVDGVPRVETHLEWQMTPHTDPSWNIKGCYITRITGDPMIYNKHMVFPKPGVDLSDPTSFASIGMTVTGMPALHSIAAVVAAPPGIVTSNDLPLRAFAGRFKK, encoded by the coding sequence ATGACCGCTCCCATCCGGGTATTCCAGGTGGCCACCGGCAACGTTGGCTCCGAGATGATCAAACGCATCGCCGCCGAGCCGGGCCTGGAATTGGTTGGGGTGCACTGTTATTCGCCGGAGAAGATCGGGCGCGACGCCGGAGAACTGGTTGGGCAGGCGCCCAACGGGGTCACCACCACCGGCACCGTCGAGGAGATCCTGGCCGCCCGGCCCGACGTGCTGACCTTCCACGGGGTGTTCCCCGACGAGGACCTCTACGTCCGGGTGCTGGAGGCCGGCATCAACATCGTGACCACCGCCGACTGGATCACCGGCTGGCATCGCGACCACAACCACCCGCACCCGTCCGGGCAGCCGGTGTCGGTGCTGCTGCAACAGGCCTGTGCGAAGGGTGGCGCGACGTTCTACGGGACCGGGATGAACCCGGGGCTGAACCAGATTCTGGGCATCGTCTGCTCGGCGGACGTCGCGGAGATCGAGAACGTGACCACCATCGAGTCGGTGGACGTGTCGTGTCATCACTCCCGCGACACCTGGATCGAGGTCGGCTACGGCCAGCCCGTCGACGATCCGGAGATCCCCGGCAAGCTGGAGAAGTACACCCGGGTGTTCGCCGACAGTGTGCTGATGATGGCCGACGCCTTCGAGCTGGAACTCGACGAGGTGCGTTTCCAGTACGAGCTGGGCGCTTGCACCCGCGACGTCGACCTGGGCTGGTACACGCTGCCGAAGGGCTCCCTCGGCGGCAACTACCTCAAGTACCAGGGCATGGTCGACGGCGTGCCGCGGGTGGAGACGCACCTGGAGTGGCAGATGACCCCGCACACCGACCCGAGCTGGAACATCAAGGGCTGCTACATCACCCGAATCACCGGCGATCCGATGATCTACAACAAGCACATGGTGTTCCCGAAGCCGGGGGTGGACCTGTCGGATCCGACCAGCTTCGCCTCCATCGGCATGACGGTCACCGGGATGCCCGCGCTGCACTCGATCGCCGCGGTGGTTGCCGCGCCGCCGGGCATCGTCACCAGCAACGACCTGCCGCTGCGGGCCTTCGCCGGGCGCTTCAAGAAGTAG
- the purU gene encoding formyltetrahydrofolate deformylase — translation MSTTVTDADIGRLLLHCPDRPGIVAAVSTFLTRAGANIVSLDQHSTEAEGGTFMQRTIFHLPGLSAALDGMNREFADTVAAEFDIDFRFTEAAKPKRVAIMASKTDHCLLDLLWRNRRGELDMSVVMVISNHPDLADQVRPFGVPFVHIPATRDIREQAEQRQLELLRGNVDLVVLARYMQIITPSFLSRVGAPMINIHHSFLPAFIGAAPYRQAKDRGVKLVGATAHYVTEVLDDGPIIEQDVVRVSHTHTVRDLVRLGADVERAVLSRAVLWHCEDRIVRHENQTIVFGRG, via the coding sequence ATGTCGACCACTGTGACCGACGCCGATATCGGCCGCCTGCTGCTGCACTGCCCGGACCGGCCCGGCATCGTCGCCGCGGTCAGCACCTTTCTGACCCGCGCCGGGGCGAACATCGTCTCGCTGGACCAGCACTCGACCGAGGCCGAGGGCGGGACCTTCATGCAGCGCACCATCTTTCACCTGCCCGGGCTGTCGGCCGCGCTGGACGGGATGAACCGTGAGTTCGCCGACACGGTGGCCGCCGAGTTCGACATCGACTTCCGGTTCACCGAGGCCGCCAAGCCCAAGCGGGTGGCGATCATGGCCTCCAAGACCGACCACTGCCTGCTCGACCTGCTGTGGCGCAACCGCCGCGGCGAGCTGGACATGTCGGTGGTGATGGTGATCTCCAACCACCCGGATCTGGCCGACCAGGTGCGCCCGTTCGGCGTGCCGTTCGTGCACATCCCGGCCACCCGGGACATCCGCGAGCAGGCCGAACAGCGCCAGCTGGAGTTGCTGCGCGGCAACGTCGACCTGGTGGTGCTGGCCCGCTACATGCAGATCATCACGCCGTCGTTCCTGAGCCGGGTGGGCGCCCCGATGATCAACATCCACCACTCGTTCCTGCCGGCCTTCATCGGCGCCGCGCCGTACCGGCAGGCCAAGGATCGGGGGGTGAAGCTGGTCGGCGCGACCGCGCACTACGTGACCGAGGTGCTTGACGACGGCCCGATCATCGAGCAGGACGTGGTGCGGGTCAGCCACACCCACACCGTCCGCGACCTGGTCCGCCTCGGCGCCGACGTGGAGCGGGCGGTGCTGTCCCGGGCGGTGCTGTGGCACTGCGAGGACCGCATCGTGCGGCACGAGAACCAGACGATCGTGTTCGGGCGCGGCTGA
- a CDS encoding SpoIIAA family protein: MIEQLASMPAGVLGFRAVGTIEPDDYRNVLDPAVDAQVQATGKINMVYIVGDDFDRYSLGALWQDTKFGMRNPRQWGRIAVVTNHDWLRHAMAIFAPITPGQTRVFDVDQETEAIAWAAGAD, translated from the coding sequence ATGATCGAACAACTCGCCTCGATGCCCGCCGGGGTGCTCGGATTCCGGGCGGTGGGCACCATCGAACCGGACGACTACCGCAACGTGCTGGACCCGGCCGTCGACGCGCAGGTGCAGGCCACCGGCAAGATCAACATGGTCTACATCGTCGGCGACGACTTTGATCGCTACAGCCTCGGCGCGTTGTGGCAGGACACCAAGTTCGGCATGCGCAACCCGCGCCAGTGGGGCCGCATCGCCGTGGTCACCAACCACGATTGGCTGCGCCACGCCATGGCGATCTTCGCGCCGATCACCCCGGGCCAGACCCGGGTGTTCGACGTCGATCAGGAGACCGAGGCAATCGCCTGGGCAGCCGGCGCGGACTGA
- a CDS encoding FAD-dependent oxidoreductase yields MTYVITQNCCKDASCVPVCPVDCIRPVDGAGDTEMLYIDPEACIDCGACAEECPVEAIYYEDDLPESQVRYRDIAADYFRAHPLTADNTPEPRPHAPVQPGALRIAVVGAGPAACYAAAELLEVDGVEVDLFERLPTPFGLIRAGVAPDHQRTKSIADMFSLAFTNRRFGCHLNVEIGERFGHADLLAHHHAVIYAVGAPSSRDLGIPGEGLPGSHPAADFVGWYNGHPDHSDRGFDLSGQRAVIIGNGNVTLDAARALLMSRDELTATDIADHALEALSDSAIEEVVVLGRRGPRDAAFSVGEFLALGDLPGIDVIIDADCDLSPGPDDDVETAMKLTVAREYRDRAPVPGNKRVVFRFHCAPVAIEGDDAVTGIRLRDTRTDADAGVLPASLVLRSIGYRGTPMPDLPFDEATGTIPNDGGRVVADAAALPGVYVTGWIKRGPRGVIGTNRTCAAQTVAALWADFDAGVLTRDVADRAALTATLADRGLAEVDWSGWRAIDKAERGRGADGRRPRVKFVTVEELLAASRP; encoded by the coding sequence ATGACCTACGTCATCACGCAAAACTGCTGCAAGGACGCCAGCTGCGTGCCGGTGTGCCCGGTCGACTGCATCCGGCCCGTCGACGGCGCCGGCGACACCGAGATGCTCTACATCGACCCGGAGGCCTGCATCGACTGCGGCGCCTGCGCCGAGGAATGCCCGGTGGAGGCGATCTACTACGAGGACGACCTGCCGGAATCGCAGGTCCGCTACCGCGACATCGCCGCCGACTACTTCCGGGCCCACCCCCTGACCGCCGACAACACCCCCGAACCGCGCCCGCACGCCCCGGTGCAGCCGGGCGCGCTGCGGATCGCCGTCGTCGGCGCCGGCCCGGCGGCCTGCTACGCGGCCGCCGAACTGCTCGAGGTCGACGGCGTCGAGGTGGACCTGTTTGAGCGGCTGCCCACCCCGTTCGGCCTGATCCGCGCCGGCGTCGCACCCGATCACCAGCGCACCAAATCGATCGCCGACATGTTCTCCCTGGCGTTCACCAACCGCCGGTTCGGCTGCCACCTCAACGTGGAGATCGGCGAGCGGTTCGGTCACGCGGATCTGCTGGCCCACCACCACGCGGTCATCTACGCCGTCGGCGCGCCGAGCAGCAGGGACCTCGGGATCCCCGGCGAAGGGCTTCCGGGCAGTCACCCGGCGGCCGACTTCGTCGGCTGGTACAACGGCCATCCCGATCACAGCGACCGCGGATTCGACCTGTCCGGGCAGCGCGCGGTGATCATCGGCAATGGCAACGTGACGCTGGATGCGGCGCGGGCCCTGCTGATGTCCCGGGACGAATTGACCGCCACCGACATCGCCGACCACGCGCTGGAGGCGCTGTCCGACAGCGCGATCGAGGAGGTGGTGGTGCTGGGCCGGCGCGGCCCGCGCGACGCCGCGTTCTCCGTCGGGGAGTTCCTGGCGCTGGGCGACCTGCCCGGGATCGACGTCATCATCGACGCGGACTGCGACCTGTCGCCCGGACCGGACGACGACGTCGAGACCGCGATGAAGCTGACCGTCGCACGCGAATACCGCGACCGCGCACCGGTTCCCGGCAACAAGCGGGTGGTGTTCCGGTTCCACTGCGCGCCGGTCGCCATCGAGGGCGACGATGCGGTCACCGGGATTCGGCTGCGCGACACCAGGACCGACGCCGACGCCGGGGTGCTGCCGGCATCGCTGGTGCTGCGCTCGATCGGCTATCGCGGCACCCCGATGCCCGACCTGCCCTTCGATGAGGCCACCGGCACCATCCCCAACGACGGCGGACGCGTCGTCGCCGACGCCGCGGCGCTGCCCGGGGTCTACGTGACGGGCTGGATCAAGCGCGGGCCGCGCGGGGTGATCGGCACCAACCGGACCTGCGCGGCGCAGACCGTCGCCGCGCTGTGGGCGGACTTCGACGCCGGGGTGCTGACCCGCGACGTCGCGGACCGGGCCGCGCTGACCGCGACGCTGGCCGATCGCGGCCTCGCCGAGGTGGACTGGAGCGGTTGGCGCGCGATCGACAAGGCCGAGCGCGGCCGCGGCGCCGACGGCCGGCGACCGCGGGTGAAGTTCGTGACGGTCGAGGAGTTGCTGGCGGCGTCCCGGCCGTAG
- a CDS encoding carbon starvation CstA family protein: MASPSTVLPEQPESTPGEITHIRTDPGQPPVAIIDRSPITLRHRLIFAAIALLAAVSWAVIAFARGETVNAVWFVLAAICSYVIGYRFYARLVEQKIVKPRDDRATPAEEYENGTDYMPTDRRVMFGHHFAAIAGAGPLVGPVLAMQMGYLPGTIWIIIGAVFAGCVQDFLVLSISVRRRGRSLGQMARDEFGAIGGAAAILAVLSIMVILLAVLALVVVNALAESPWGVFSIAMTIPIAMLMGLYLRFARPGRISEVSLIGVVLLLLAVVAGGWVADTEWGANWFTLSKVTLSWCIIGYGLAASVLPVWFLLAPRDYLSTFMKVGTIALLAVGILLARPVMDAPAISQFASRGDGPVFAGSLFPFLFITIACGALSGFHALISSGTSPKLLEKEGQMRLIGYGGMLIESFVAIMALITAAILNQHLYFVLNAPTAATGTTAASAADYVNGLGLSGAPITPEEITATAQSVGEESIISRTGGAPTLALGMAEVLHQVFGGASMKAFWYHFAIMFEALFILTTVDAGTRVARFMLSDGLGNLGGPFRRLRDPSWRIGAWVCSVLVVAAWGSILLMGVTDPLGGINTLFPLFGIANQLLAAIALTVVTVVVIKRGLLRWAWIPGLPLAWDLVVTMTASWQKIFSADPKLGYWKQHSLYVAARDAGAGSFGAAKDPHQIDAVIRNTFIQGSLSIVFAVLVLVVVGVGVVVAVRALRGSGPPLTEDPPVPSHLFAPSGLIPTAAEKEVAKQWDDYSRAPATSRAR; encoded by the coding sequence GTGGCATCACCGTCGACCGTGCTGCCGGAGCAGCCCGAATCGACTCCCGGCGAGATCACCCATATCCGCACCGACCCCGGGCAGCCGCCGGTGGCGATCATCGACCGCTCCCCCATCACGCTGCGGCATCGGCTGATCTTCGCCGCGATCGCGCTGCTGGCCGCGGTGTCCTGGGCGGTCATCGCGTTCGCCCGCGGCGAGACGGTCAACGCGGTGTGGTTTGTGCTCGCCGCGATCTGCAGCTACGTCATCGGCTACCGGTTCTACGCCCGGCTGGTCGAGCAGAAGATCGTCAAGCCGCGCGACGATCGCGCCACCCCGGCCGAGGAGTACGAGAACGGCACCGACTACATGCCCACCGACCGGCGGGTGATGTTCGGGCACCACTTCGCCGCCATCGCCGGGGCCGGGCCGCTGGTCGGGCCGGTGCTGGCCATGCAGATGGGCTACCTGCCGGGCACCATCTGGATCATCATCGGCGCGGTGTTCGCCGGCTGCGTCCAGGATTTCCTGGTGCTGTCGATCTCGGTGCGACGCCGCGGCCGCTCGCTGGGCCAGATGGCCCGCGACGAGTTCGGCGCGATCGGCGGCGCGGCCGCCATCCTGGCCGTGCTGAGCATCATGGTGATCCTGCTGGCGGTGCTGGCGCTGGTGGTGGTCAATGCGCTGGCGGAGAGCCCGTGGGGGGTGTTCTCCATCGCGATGACCATCCCGATTGCCATGCTGATGGGGTTGTACCTGCGGTTCGCCCGGCCCGGCCGGATCTCCGAGGTGTCCCTGATCGGGGTGGTGCTGCTGCTGCTGGCCGTCGTCGCCGGAGGCTGGGTGGCCGACACCGAATGGGGCGCGAACTGGTTCACCCTGTCCAAGGTCACCCTGAGCTGGTGCATCATCGGCTACGGCCTGGCCGCCTCGGTGCTGCCGGTGTGGTTCCTGCTGGCGCCGCGCGACTACCTGTCGACCTTCATGAAGGTCGGCACCATCGCCCTGCTGGCCGTCGGGATCCTGCTGGCCCGCCCGGTGATGGACGCCCCGGCGATCTCGCAGTTCGCCTCCCGCGGCGACGGGCCGGTGTTCGCCGGCTCGCTGTTCCCGTTCCTGTTCATCACCATCGCCTGCGGTGCGCTGTCGGGCTTCCACGCGCTGATCTCCTCCGGCACCTCCCCGAAGCTGCTGGAGAAGGAAGGCCAGATGCGGCTGATCGGCTACGGCGGCATGCTGATCGAGTCGTTCGTGGCGATCATGGCGCTGATCACCGCGGCCATCCTCAACCAGCACCTGTACTTCGTCCTCAACGCGCCGACCGCGGCCACCGGGACCACCGCCGCCTCGGCCGCCGACTACGTCAACGGCCTGGGACTGTCCGGGGCGCCGATCACGCCCGAGGAGATCACCGCCACGGCCCAGAGCGTCGGCGAGGAATCCATCATCTCCCGCACCGGTGGGGCGCCGACGCTGGCGCTGGGCATGGCCGAGGTACTGCACCAGGTGTTCGGCGGCGCCTCGATGAAGGCGTTCTGGTACCACTTCGCGATCATGTTCGAGGCGCTGTTCATTCTGACCACCGTCGACGCCGGCACCCGGGTGGCCCGGTTCATGCTTTCCGACGGCCTGGGCAATCTTGGTGGCCCGTTCCGCCGGCTGCGCGACCCGAGCTGGCGGATCGGCGCCTGGGTGTGCAGCGTCCTGGTGGTGGCGGCCTGGGGTTCGATCCTGTTGATGGGCGTGACCGATCCGCTCGGCGGGATCAACACGCTGTTCCCGCTGTTCGGCATCGCCAATCAGCTGCTGGCGGCGATCGCGCTGACCGTGGTCACCGTGGTGGTGATCAAACGCGGGCTGCTGCGCTGGGCCTGGATCCCCGGACTGCCGTTGGCCTGGGACCTGGTTGTCACCATGACGGCGTCCTGGCAGAAAATCTTCTCCGCCGACCCGAAACTCGGCTACTGGAAGCAACATTCGCTCTATGTCGCGGCCCGTGATGCCGGCGCCGGCAGCTTCGGCGCGGCCAAGGACCCACACCAGATCGACGCGGTCATCCGCAACACCTTCATCCAGGGTTCGCTGTCGATCGTCTTCGCGGTGTTGGTGCTCGTCGTCGTCGGCGTCGGGGTCGTCGTCGCGGTACGCGCGCTGCGCGGCTCCGGCCCCCCGCTGACCGAAGACCCCCCGGTGCCCTCGCACCTGTTCGCCCCGTCGGGCCTGATCCCGACCGCCGCGGAGAAGGAGGTGGCCAAGCAGTGGGACGACTATTCGCGCGCACCCGCCACGTCGCGCGCCAGATAG
- a CDS encoding Rieske 2Fe-2S domain-containing protein encodes MPSPPLSMKPTGWFQVAWSDEIAVGAVHRMTYFGQDLVAWRAESGRITVMGAYCEHLGAHLGHGGTVTGENLQCPFHGWQWNAEGRNVCIPYEDRPNRGRRIRTFPAVERNASVYIWHDAAGREPFFEAPDVFAGFGDGSGAGDYYRQQRLFEPALAMHPQYVLENGVDAAHFKFVHKTPINPVFTRHDFDDPVSYVDFTITFEGDDGQRIEDVNSGVQAINGGLGIAVTKSWGMIDNRTISCITPVDDTTSDVRFSVYIGRTPGKDGERAALRAEEFGLEIIRQFRQDIEIWSHQRYSASPALTGSEHSGFTAIRDWARQFYPDAAAPAVAADPA; translated from the coding sequence ATGCCCAGTCCGCCGTTGTCGATGAAGCCGACCGGCTGGTTCCAGGTCGCCTGGTCCGACGAGATCGCCGTCGGCGCGGTCCATCGGATGACCTACTTCGGCCAGGACCTGGTTGCCTGGCGCGCCGAGTCCGGGCGGATCACCGTGATGGGCGCCTACTGCGAGCACCTCGGGGCGCATCTTGGGCACGGTGGCACCGTGACCGGGGAGAACCTGCAGTGCCCGTTTCACGGCTGGCAGTGGAACGCCGAGGGGCGCAACGTGTGCATCCCGTACGAGGACCGGCCCAACCGTGGCCGTCGCATCCGCACCTTTCCGGCGGTGGAACGCAACGCCTCGGTCTACATCTGGCACGACGCCGCGGGCCGCGAACCGTTCTTCGAGGCACCCGATGTGTTCGCCGGGTTCGGTGACGGTTCCGGTGCCGGGGACTACTACCGGCAACAACGGCTCTTCGAACCGGCGCTGGCCATGCACCCGCAGTACGTGCTGGAAAATGGCGTCGACGCCGCGCATTTCAAGTTCGTGCACAAGACCCCGATCAACCCGGTGTTCACCCGCCACGACTTCGACGATCCGGTGTCCTACGTCGACTTCACCATCACGTTCGAGGGCGATGACGGCCAGCGGATCGAGGATGTGAACAGCGGGGTGCAGGCCATCAACGGCGGACTCGGCATCGCGGTCACCAAAAGCTGGGGAATGATCGACAACCGCACCATCTCGTGCATCACCCCGGTCGACGACACCACCTCCGACGTCCGGTTCAGTGTCTACATCGGCCGGACGCCGGGCAAGGACGGCGAACGGGCGGCGCTGCGCGCCGAGGAATTCGGCCTCGAGATCATCCGCCAGTTCCGCCAGGACATCGAGATCTGGTCACACCAACGCTATTCCGCTTCGCCGGCGCTGACCGGATCCGAGCATTCCGGTTTCACCGCGATCCGGGACTGGGCCCGGCAGTTCTACCCCGATGCGGCCGCACCGGCCGTCGCCGCTGATCCGGCCTGA
- a CDS encoding SDR family oxidoreductase, whose translation MTQDLSDAKGLRVLIVGASSGIGRAVAVDAARRGAKVAVAARRIELLDELAEEIGGVAFELDVEQTAAINRVVPAAVEALGGLDAVVFTSTVVPFAHIEDTEFATWVHAFSINTIGASNVLRAAREHLAEDGVVLIASSQMVGRPRAGVAAYDASKAALDEVLRSWRNEHPDLAVIRVGIGPTEDTEILRGADRELLTELFDRWTTNGQLPRKMSELDDVAATLFSLVSMAHANPSVVPESVQLTPRIPRALLDD comes from the coding sequence ATGACCCAGGACCTCAGCGACGCCAAGGGGCTGCGCGTACTCATCGTCGGGGCCTCCTCCGGGATCGGCCGGGCCGTTGCGGTGGACGCCGCCCGCCGCGGCGCCAAGGTCGCCGTCGCCGCCCGGCGCATCGAGCTGCTCGACGAGCTCGCCGAGGAGATCGGCGGCGTCGCCTTCGAGCTCGACGTCGAGCAGACCGCGGCGATCAACCGGGTCGTGCCGGCCGCCGTCGAGGCGCTCGGCGGCCTGGACGCGGTGGTGTTCACCAGTACCGTCGTCCCGTTCGCGCACATCGAGGACACCGAGTTCGCCACCTGGGTGCATGCCTTCAGCATCAACACCATCGGGGCGAGCAACGTGCTGCGGGCCGCCCGGGAGCACCTCGCCGAGGACGGCGTGGTGCTGATCGCCTCCAGCCAGATGGTCGGTCGCCCGCGGGCCGGGGTCGCCGCCTACGACGCGAGCAAGGCCGCGCTCGATGAGGTGCTGCGGTCCTGGCGCAACGAGCATCCGGACCTGGCGGTGATCCGGGTGGGCATCGGCCCCACCGAGGACACCGAGATTCTGCGCGGCGCCGACCGCGAGCTGCTGACCGAGCTGTTCGACCGGTGGACCACCAACGGGCAGCTGCCCCGCAAGATGTCCGAGCTCGACGACGTCGCCGCGACGCTGTTCTCGCTGGTGTCGATGGCGCACGCCAACCCCAGCGTGGTGCCCGAGTCCGTGCAGCTCACCCCGCGCATCCCCCGCGCGTTGCTGGACGACTGA